The genomic DNA TATCGGTTAGCACGTTTGGAGCAACTTGGACTATGACTAAGCGAACTTTTGGCGGTACCTCTCGAAAAAGAAAAAGAACTTCCGGATTCCGGGCTCGTATGCGCACTAAAAATGGCCAGCGAGTCATCAAAGCCCGCAGACAAAAAGGCCGCCAACGTCTTGCAGTCTAGGCATTATTCATCTCAATTAACGGAGTGGCTCGAAGACTGACGTGTCCCTGCCCCAGTTAAATCGGCTCAAACGGCGACAAGATTTTAGCGCTGTCTATCAAGGTGGAATTCGTCGCTCAACCGCGCATCTAACCTTACGAGCCTTAAATAAACAAGGCCATTTCAACCATTCCAGCCACTCTCAAGTATTACCCACTCAAATTGGTATTTCTGTTAGTCAGAAAGTCAGTAAACGTGCCGTAGTACGCAACCGCATTAAGCGGCAGATTCGGGCTGCTCTGCGACAATTCTTGCCTAAGTTATCCTTGGGCTGGCAGCTGGTGGTTGTGGTACGTCCCGCAGCCATTCAGTG from Trichocoleus desertorum ATA4-8-CV12 includes the following:
- the rpmH gene encoding 50S ribosomal protein L34 is translated as MTKRTFGGTSRKRKRTSGFRARMRTKNGQRVIKARRQKGRQRLAV
- the rnpA gene encoding ribonuclease P protein component, whose product is MSLPQLNRLKRRQDFSAVYQGGIRRSTAHLTLRALNKQGHFNHSSHSQVLPTQIGISVSQKVSKRAVVRNRIKRQIRAALRQFLPKLSLGWQLVVVVRPAAIQCDYHQILRELEQLLADAEVLR